A part of Gammaproteobacteria bacterium genomic DNA contains:
- a CDS encoding IS3 family transposase — protein sequence MRRPRRNHTAVFIEKGAIAAVIGDQTLAQLGARFDVHPNQIAQCMA from the coding sequence ATGAGACGACCCCGCCGTAACCACACAGCGGTATTCATAGAGAAGGGGGCGATAGCCGCCGTCATAGGCGACCAGACGCTGGCGCAGTTGGGCGCGCGTTTCGATGTGCACCCTAACCAGATCGCGCAATGCATGGC